CACCGCTGTATGTGCTGTGGCTGCGGGATTTCGGATTCTCGAAGGGGACGATGACCATCGTCTTCGCGTTCTACATCGTCGGGCTGCTCGGATCACTGCTGGTTTCCGGCCTCGCCTCGGATCGGCTGGGCCGCAAGGCAGTGCTGCTCCCGGCGGTGGCCTTGGCCGGGGTGGCGTGCTTGATCTTCGCGACCGCACCGAACGTGATCGCGCTGATGATCGCCCGGCTGCTGACCGGCATCGCCGTGGGCGCGGCGGTGTCGGCGGGCATGGCCGCGGTCACCGATGTGGCCGGACCCGCGCGCAAACACCTCGGCGCGCTGTTGGCCTCCACCGCGATGGTGTTGGGGGCGGGCGTCGGGCCGCTGCTGGCCGGCGTGCTGTCCGAGATGGCTCCGGCTCCGACCGTCACCGTATTCCTGGTCGAGATGGTTTTGCTGGCAACGGCTTTCCTCACGGTGATGCGCATGCCAGTGCGCCGGCCGGTCGGCCGCGGCACCGGATCCTGGGTCCGCGTACCTCGCGTCCCCGGCGAGAACCGCCACCAACTCTTCCTCGGCATCGCGGTCTTCGCCCCCGGCATCACCGCCACCTCTTTCGTGCTCTCCCTCGGCCCCGCATTGCTGTCCGGTCTGCTCGACACCACCAGCCGAATCGTCGCCGGCGCCATGGCCTTCGCCATGTTCACCACCGCCACCGCAGTCCAGTTCGCTGCCCGCGCCCTGCCACGCGCGGTGACCATGACGATCTCCGCCGCCGCGACCGCCTCCTCGATGCTCGCGCTCGCGACCGCGGTTCACACCCACTCACCGACCCTGCTCATCACCGCGGCCCTACTCGCCGGAGCAGGCCAGGGCCTAGGCCAGCTCGGCGGCCTATCCCTCCTCAACTCCGCCATCCCGACGTCCCGCCTCGCGGAAGCCAACGCCGCCTTCAACATCGGCGGCTACCTCCCCGCCGGCCTGCTCCCGGTCAGCACCGGCTACCTCAGCGACTCCCTCGGCCTGTCCACCGCCACAACAACTTTCAGCCTAACCCTGCTGACGCTATCTCTCCTCGCCGGTACGGCAATATTCCGCAACCGCCGCCCCCTGGACGCGCCCCGCCCCTAGCAATTCTTGCTCGACTTACGCAGCAGGCCGGCGCTCCTCGATCATCCATCCAATCGATCGAACGGGACAACCGCGGAGAAAGGGCTTTCGAGCAGAAGCGCGCCCTCGTGAGTGTCGGCGAGGCGATAAATTCGCGCCGCCCAGTCCAGCCGGTATTCCTGAATCATCTTGACGTACAAGTTCGAATCCAGGTGGACGATGAGGTAGACGGGGATCCCCTCGTACGCGTACTCCGCCAGTTTGTCGACGGTATCGGTGTAGCCCGAACCCGGTGAGACGACTTCGACGACCAACAACGCTTCGGCTGTCGTGAGTTTGGTTCCTCGGTCGATACAGCGATAGATCGTGACGTCGGGACGACGGAAGGAAAAGGCGCCAGCGCTGCACTTTTGCCAGGCGAAGCGCACGTCGACGCCGGTCGAGATTCGTACACCGGGGTCAGCGGGCTTGGCCAGTTCGAGCTGGTTCGCCAATCGCCGCGCGATGTCGCTGTATTCCGCGCTGCCGATCTGGTGGCGAATGATGTTCCCGTCGACGACCTCGATCAGCTTTCGGAGGGCATCGGGAAGGTCGTTGTATTGCTCTTCGGTGAGTTCCAGCGAATTGGTGTCGGTGGACCAGGCGGGGAGTTCGGTCATCGGTTTCCCTTTGGGGGGATGGCTTGGGCGATGAGGAGGGTGACGGCTCGGTGGATTCGGGGGGTGTCGGCGGTGATCCACCAGTCTTGGATGAGGCCGCGCATGCCGGAGATGAGGAGGGTGGCGGCGGCTTCGGGGTCGGGGAGGGTGGGGTCGATGCGGGTGAGGGAGGCGGTCATGGCGGTGATGAGGACTTGGATGGCGTCGGTGGCGTAGGACTTGAAGGGGCTGTGGGGGACGGTGGCCGCGCCGAGGACCTGGAAGAGGACGGGGAGGCTGGGGGCGAAGCGGCCTTCGGTGTTGATGGCGAAGGAGGCGGAGAGGCGTTCGCGCAGGACTTCGGCGGAGTCGATGCCGGAGAACAGGGCGGGGATGTCGGGGCGCTGGGTTTCCAAGGCGGCCACCAGCATTGCCTCCTTGGTGCCGAAGTAGTGGATCAGCATGCGGGAGCTGGTGCCCAGGTATTCGGCCAGCGGGCGCAGCGACAGTTCGGCCAGGCCGCGTTCGGCGATGTAGGCGATGACGCCTTCGAGGAGTTGGGCGCGGCGGGCGTGGTCGAGTGGTCGGGGCACGGGTTGACTGTAGCGGGTGCTACAGGTATCCATGTCGGCATGGGTGTAACAACTGGTACAGAAACTCGGCCGGACGTGGTGGTCACGGCGATGGCCGCGACCACCTGTCTGGGGGCCGATCTGGAATCGACCTGGACGGGGCTGCTGGCGGGAGAGAGCGGAATCGGCGCGCTGACAGATGATTTCGTGACCGAGCACGACCTGCCGGTGCGGATCGGGGGTCGGTTGGTGGCGCAGCCGGGGGAGCAGCTCACCCGGATCGAGCAGCGGCGCATGTCGTTCGTGCAGCAGTTGGCGCTGGTGCTGGCACGGCAGGTCTGGCAGGAAGCCGGGACGCCACAGGTCGAGGCCGAGCGCCTCGCGGTGGCGGTCGGCACCGGCCTGGGCGGCGGGGAGTCGCTGGTGCACGCGGTCGACGCCATGCGCGCCGGCGGCTACCGCAAGGTGCCGCCGATGACCGTTCCCATGGTCATGCCCAACGGTTCCGCAGCCACCGTCGGATTGGAGATCGGCGCGAAAGGCGGCGTGTACGCACCGGTTTCGGCCTGCGCCTCGGGCGCGGAGGCGATCGCGCACGGCTGGCGGCTGATCGCCACCGGCGAGGCCGATGTCGTGGTCGCCGGCGGCGTCGAGGGGCGTATCGACGCGGTCCCGATCGCGAGTTTCGCCATGATGCGCGCGATGAGCACCCGCAACGACGAACCTCAGCGCGCCTCACGGCCTTTCGACAAGGACCGCGACGGCTTCGTGTTCGGTGAGGCGGGTGCGCTGCTGGTGCTGGAATCGGAGACGCACGCGCGGGCGCGCGGGGCGCGCATCCTCGGGCGCGTGCTGGGGGCGGGCATCACCTCCGACGGCTACCACATCACCGGCACTGCACCCGACGGCGACGGCGCGGCCCGAGCCATGCGCAAGGCCCTCGCCACGGCCGGGCTGACCGGCGCCGACATCGCTCACGTCAATGCCCACGCGACCGGCACCCCGGTCGGCGACGCCTCCGAGGCCAAGGCGATCATGGCGGTCACCCCGAGAGCCTCGGTGTACGCGCCCAAGTCGGCGCTGGGTCATTCCATCGGCGCGGTCGGCGCGCTGGAGGCGATGCTCACGCTGCGGACGCTCGGCGAGCAAATCGTCCCGCCCACACTGAATTTCGAGGCCACCGACCCCGGCGTGGAGCTGGACGTCGTGGCCGACAAGCCGCGCTACCAGGACCTGCGCTACGCGCTGAGCAACTCCTTCGGCTTCGGGGGCCACAACGTGACCCTCGCCCTGGGCCGGGCCTGAAGACACCTGACCGAAAACCGTTGCCGCGCAGCCGTTCAGGGCAGCTTGTCGGTCTGCACGCGCGGATCCAGCTTGCGCAGGGTGTCGGGCCGGTCGGTCAGGCACGGCCAATCCCGGCTCACCGCTTCGAGAGTCGCGTGCCCGGCGGGGATCAGGGCGTCGGCGTCGGGCCGGTCGGCGAGGGTGTCGCCCAGATGATCGCTGGCTGGCCGGTCGAGCGGCTGAATAACGGTGTTGGGCAGATCCAGCAGCACCGAGAGGATGTCGAGGCGGCCCGGGGGAATCAGCGCACGCGCCGCGGCCAGGGCGGTGGCGGGAACGACGATGGTGTGCCCGGCGTCCGCGGTGGCCCACACCACCGATTGCACATAGGCCACCCGATGCGCCCAGGCGGTGAGTGCGGCCGTGTCGAAGACGACGCCGCCCAGCGTCGGGGCGGCGGGGCTCATGCCGCGCCGGCGCGGTCGCCGGGATCCTCCTCGTCGGATAAGGGCGGCAAACCCTGAACGGCTCGAGCGCGATTGATCAGATCCAGCGGCGGCCGGCCGCCCAGCGCGTTCTCGAGACGGGCCAGGGATTCGGCGCGGTCGACACGGGCCTTGACGGATTCGGCGACGAAACTCGAGATCGAGGCGATGCGACCGGAACTGCGCCAATCGTCGAGCGTGGCGGCGATGTCCTCGGGCATCGTCACGGTGATCTTTCTGGTACGACGCTGTCTCGCCATACCGCGAGGGTAATGCGGTATGCGCCCCGGACGCGAGCTGACAACGCCGACAGCCGCATTACCGGTTGTGCGGGCATCCCGCGCGAAAACCACGCATTCGGATTGCATTGATCCGAAACCTGCCGGTCAGGCGTCGATCCGGGTTCGATACGGTGGAGTGTGCCCACGGCCGTGGGTGCAGTCGCAATTCTTCAGTCAAGAGGACAGAACTAGATGGACCAGAGTTCGATCGCGTGGGCCGACGGTGCGCTCGTCACCATCGACCAGCGGGCGCTGCCGCACGAACTGCGGGAGCTTCGGATCACGACGGTCGACGAGGTCATCGAAGCCATCAAGACCCTGGCCGTGCGCGGCGCCCCGGCGATCGGCGTGTGCGGGGCGTTCGGTGTGGTCGTCGCGGCGCGCGCCGCGACGATCGACGGAGTGGTCGACACCGCGCGCGTGGAGGCCGAGGCCGCCCGCATCGCCGACGCCCGCCCGACCGCGGTGAATCTGGCGTGGGGCGTGCGCCGCACGCTGGCCCGGTTACCCGAGGGCGTGGCGGCCATGGAGGCCGAGGCGCTGGAATTGCTGGCCGAGGACGGCCGCGTGAATCTGGCCGCCGCCACCGAGGCTGCCGATCTGATTCAGCGGCTGTGCGGCGACCGGCCGCTGCGATTGCTCACCCACTGCAATACCGGCCGTCTCGCGACCACCGCGTGGGGCACCGCCGTTGGCGCGCTGCGCGTGCTGCACGGGCGTGGCGCGCTGGCCGAGGTGATCGTGGACGAGACCCGCCCGCTGCTGCAGGGCGCGCGCCTGACCGCGTGGGAGATGGCGGAAGCCGGTATCCCGCACCGGCTCACCATCGATTCGGCCGCGGCCTGGGCGATGGCCACCGAACAGGTCGACGCCGTGGTGGTCGGGGCGGACCGGATCACCGCCGACGGGGCCGTGGCCAACAAGATCGGCACCTACATGCTGGCGATCGCCGCACGCCACCATGGGATTCCGTTCATCGTGGTGGCCCCGGAGTCGACGCGTGACATCTCCACCGCGCGTGGTTCGGACATCGTGGTGGAGCAGCGCGCGGCCGCCGAGGTCACCGGATTCGGCGGCGTCGCAACGGCTCCCGAGGGCACCGCGACCTTCAACCCGGCCTTCGACGTCACCCCCGGCGAGCTGGTCACCGCCGTGGTCACCGAATACGGCGTGCTCGAGGACCCGAGCATCGCCCGCGGCGGCGCCGCCCACCCCGAGCCCGCCGCCGTGACCCAGCCGAGGACCGCTGCCGAGCCCGGCACCGCGGGCGCGCAGATCGCCGCGATCGCGCGCGGCCTGTACGCCGGCGGCTGGATGCCGGGCACCGCGGGCAATATCTCGGTGCGCCAAGGCGATACGGCCGTCATCACCGCCAGCGGCCTGCCCAAGGGCGAGCTGTCGGCCACCGACATGGTCACCGTCGCGGTCGTCGACTCCAAGCCCGTCGACGGCACCGGGCGCAAGCCCTCGGCCGAGACCACCATCCACACCGCCGTCTACCGCGTCCGGGGCGCGGACGCCGTGGTGCACGTGCATCCGCCGCACGCCACGGCGGTGTCCATCCAGACCGCCGGAAACGGGGTCACCACAGCACGTTTCGCGGGCTACGAGCTGATCAAGGGCCTCGGTTCGGCCCGCCCGGACGTCATCGACATCCCTGTGTTCCCCAATCACGCCGACGTCCCGCGAATCGGCGCGGATATCGAGAAGTACCTGACCGAGCATCCAGACGCCCCGCCCGTGCTGCTCATCGCCGGGCACGGCATCACCGCGTGGGGCGACACCCTCGCCCAGGCCCGCGATCGCGCCGAATGCCTCGAGGCCATGTGCGAACTGACCACCTTGACCGGCCGCCGTGAGATCTCGGTCGGCCAGGACGTTTGAAGAAATACAGTGTTCCGGAGAAAGGAACCCTCATGACTCTGCTGCAGATCATGTCCGACCAGGACGCCGGTGACGTCATCCTGCGCACCTCCGACGACGCGGTGGTCGCCGCCGAACTCGGCAAGCGCGGCATCACCTTCGAGCGCTGGCCGCTGCTGGAGGGCTTCAGCGCCGACACCAGCACCGAGGCGCTGCTGGCCGAATACCAGTCGCGCATCGACGAATTGAATGCCGACGGCCGCTACAAGTTCATCGACGTGGCCCGCATCCACCCCGACGACGCCGACCCGGAGTGGCCGGCCAAGGCGGTGGCCGCGCGCACCAAGTTCCTCGACGAGCACCGCCACGCCGAGGACGAGGTGCGTTTCTTCGCCGCCGGCGCGGGCTGCTTCTACCTGCACCTGGGTGACGAGGTGCTGGCCACGGTGTGCACCGCGGGCGATCTGGTGTCGGTGCCGGCGGGCACGCTGCACTGGTTCGACATGGGCTCGCGGCCGGAGTTCGTGGCGGTGCGGTTCTTCGAGGAGCAGGACGGCTGGATCGGCGACTTCACCGGCGACAAGATCTCCGGCGGTTTCCCGACCCTCGACGAGCTGCTGGCCCCGGCATGATCAAGGCGGTCGTGCTCGACATCGAGGGGACCACCAGCCCGACCAGCGCGGTGCGCGAGGACCTCTACGGGTACACCCGCGACCGGCTGCCGGGCTGGCTGGCCGAAAACCAGGGCGGCGCAGCGGATTCCATCATCGCCGCCACCCGCGCCCAGGCCGGGCGCCCGGACGCGGACGCCGCCGAGGTGGCGGCCATCCTCATCGGCTGGCTGAACACCGATGTGAAATCCGAGCCGCTCAAGACCGCCCAGGGCATCATCTGCGCCGAGGGTTTCCGCAACGGCGCCCTGCACGGCGAGTTCTTCCCGGACGTCCCGCCGGTGCTGCGCGCCTGGCGCGACGCCGGACTCGAGCTCTACGTCTACTCCTCGGGTTCGGTGTGCAACCAGAAGGATTGGTTCGCCTTCGCCCGCGGCGGCGATCTGTCCCCGCTCATCAGCGGCCACTTCGACCTGTCGACCGCCGGGCCCAAGCGCGAAGCGTCCTCCTACGAGAAGATCGCCGGCGCCATCGGCGTCCCGGCTGATCAGATCCTGTTCCTGTCCGATCATCCCGACGAGGTGGACGCCGCGGCGGCGGCGGGCTGGCAGGCCATCGGCGTCACCCGACCGGGCGAACCCAACAGCCCTCGCGGCGACCATCGCTGGATCGCGGATTTCGCCGACGTCGAACCGAATTGACCCGGTGACCGTTCCGGGGCCCGGCCGTGCTGCGGAGGTTTTCGCGGCCGGGAGCCCGGAGTCTTCAGTCTGGGTTACACGCGGGCGCCGGTGGAAGCTGCGCGTTCGATGAGGTACTCGACCAGGGTCATGAGCACGTTCTTGCACGAGGCGCGATCGCGAGCGTCGCAGAGCAGCACCGGGATTCGCTCGTCGAGGTCGAGGGCGTCGCGGACCTCGGCGGGGGTGTAGAGGGGAGCGCCCTCGAAGCAGTTGACGGCCACCGTGAATGCCACGCCGCGGCGTTCGAAGAAGTCGATGGCCGCGAACGAGCCGTCCAGGCGGCGGGTGTCGGCCAGCACGACCGCGCCCAGCGCACCGCGCGCGAGTTCGTCCCACAGGAACCAGAAGCGGTCCTGGCCGGGGGTGCCGAACAGATACAGCACCAGGTTCTGGTCGATGGTGATGCGGCCGAAGTCCAGCGCGACGGTGGTGGTGGTCTTGCCCTCCACGCCGCGCAGATCGTCGACGCCCGCGGACAACTCGGTGATGAGCTCCTCGGTGCGCAGCGGGGTGATCTCGGAGATCGCCCCCACCATCGTGGTCTTGCCCACGCCGAAGCCGCCCGCGATGAGGATTTTCACCGAGGCGGCCATAGGCTGGGCGGTATCAGAGTTTTCGAATGCCATCGAGTACCGCTCGCAGAATGTTGAGGTCACCGGGCACGGACTCGGGGGAGGCCGGGGCCCGGAAGTTGAGTATGTTGTCGGAAATCAGATCCCCCACCAGGATTTTCGTGACAGCCAGCGGCAGCCGCATGGCGGCCGACACCTCGGCCACCGACAGCGGCAGCCGGCACAGCCGCACGATGTCCGCGTATTCCGGCTCGGCTCGCCGCAGCGGTGGCGCCGCATTGGGCACCACCACCACCGTGAGCATGTCCAGATCATGTCCCGCGCCCATGGTCCGGCCGCCGGTGCGCGCGTACGGGCGTACGAGCGGACCGGCCGCGTCATCGAACCACTGTTCCCCCGGCCCCGGCATCATGACAGTCGGGGGTTGCCTTGTCCGGCCAGGTTGTGCCGGGGCGTGGTGGACAGGTAGTTGCCGACGCGCTGCACGGTCAGGTTCATCTCGTAGGCGACCATGCCGAGGTTGGCCTGTTCGGTGGCCTGCAGCGCGAGGCAGGCGTGGCTGCCGGCGGCGGTCACGAACAGCACCGCGCGCTCGAGCTCGATGACCGCCTGGCGGACGCCGCCGCCGTCGAATCGGCCGCCGGCGCTGCGCGCCAGCCCGTAGAGGGTGGAGGACATGGCACCGAAGTGCTCGGCGTCCTCGCGGCTCATGGCGGAGGAACGGCCCAGCAGCAGCCCGTCGGTGGAGTGCACCACCGCATGACGGACGCCCGCGAGCCGGTCGACCAGATCATCGAGTAGCCAGTTGAGATCACCAGCGTTTGAGGTGGTCACCGTCGCCTTCCTGTCGTTCCGACTGTGTGTGCCCAAAGGGCGGCTGCGACTCAGGCCCGAACGAACCGGGGTCGGCCCGCCGGCCCTGCCTGGTTCCGTTTTCGATGGCGGAGAACAGGTCTCGGGCCTGCTCGGCCGTACGGGTGGCCTGAACGGTCGATTCGGGGACCGACTGCTCCTGCGCCAATTCCGGTGCGAGACTTGCCTGCCGGCGCCGACGCGGGAGCGCGGGCCGGATGTCGGAGCCAGTGTAATGGGATCGCCCGAAATCGCGTGCCCGGAACCCGTTTTCCGCGGGCGGAACCGGCGGCTGGACCGGTTCGGTCGGGGGCTTCGGTCGCGGATTGGTGGGCGGATCGAACGGCGCCGCGGCGCCGAAGGACATCACCGGCGGCCCGAACGAACCGGTGGACGGGCCCGTCGAATTCGGTTGCGGCGTCGATGAGGACGCGACCCCCGGACCCGCCGGCGGCGCGCTCGGCTCGGCGGCCGGCTGCGGGGCGGCCGGTTTGTCGAAGGATTCGAACGGCTCGTAGCCGACGATCGGTAGCTCGTAGTTCGAGATCTGCGAGGCGGGCGCGGCCGGCAGCTGCGGCAGCGCGGCCACCGCCAGGGCGGCCGCGGACGGCTCCGGGGCGTCCAACTGCCGTGGCACGACCGGCATCTCACCGGTGCGGCCCGAGGTCGCCACCGTCAGGCTGGTGGGCACCAGCACGATGGCGCGCACGCCGCCGTAGTCGGATTCGGTGAGCCGCACCGAGATACCGTTGCGGTGGGCCAGCTGCGCGACCACGAAGCGGCCCAGCCGGAAGTCGTCGGGCAGCATGTTCGCACCGAAATCGGGGGCGTCGCGCAGGATCTCGTTGATGCGCGCGAACTCGTCCTCGGGCATGCCCATGCCCTGGTCGATGATCTCGATGGCGACGCCCTTGCCGACGATATTGCCGCGCACCTCGACCTGCGACTGCGGCGGCGAGAAGTGGGCGGCATTGTCGACCAGCTCGGCGAGCAGGTGCACGAGGTCGGCCACGGCGCTGCCGGCGATCGCGACCTCCGGCAGCCGTGCGATCTTGACCCGGGTGTAGTCGAGGGTCTCGCCGACGCTCGAGCGCACGATCTCGAGCAGCTGCACCGGGTTTCGCCACTGCCGGCCCGGCTGGCCGCCGGCGAGAATGATCAGGTTCTCGGCATTGCGGCGTTCGCGGGTGGCCAGGTGGTCGAGGCGGAAGTAGATGTCCAGCAGCGAGGGATCTTCCTGCTGCGACTCCGCGGCGTCGAGGATCTCGAGCTGCCGGTGCACGATGACCTGGCTGCGGTGGGCGATATTGAGGAACATCGCCTTGACGCCCTCACGGGTGCGGGCCTCGGTGACGGCGGCGGCCACGGCGGCGGCGTGCGCGTGGTTGAACGCCTTGGCGACCTGACCGATCTCGTCGGCGCCGAAGTCGAGCACGGCGGCCTCGGCGACCGGATCGACCGGCTTGCCCTCCCGCAGCTTGGCCATGATCTCGGGCAGGCCGACATCGGCCAGTTCCAGGGTCTCGTTGCGAAGGCCTTTGAGCCGGCGGATGATTCGGTTGGCCAGCACCAGCGACACCAGGAACGCCAGCACCGACACCGCGAGCATGCCGCTGCCGGCCAGGGCGGAGTCGCGGGCGTTGCGGTCGCCCTCTTCGGCGGCCAGACCCTCGTTGTGCTTGCTCATCTGGTCCCACAGGTGCAGGACCTGGGTGTTGAGCCGGGTGACGGTGTCGCGCCATTCCTGCGGGGTGAAGGTCAGCGGCGCGAGCTGGGGGGTGACGCCGGGCTTGCTGGGCGGCACGGTGATCGGATCGAGCGCCCGCGAGATCAGGACGTTCTCCATCATGACGATCTTGGTCCAGTCCGGATCGTTCATGAGGGCCTGCATGTCCTTGTCACCGGTGCCGCCGTCACCACCGGCCAGGACGCCCAGGTTCACCCGGTAGGTGCCTGCGACACGGGAGAATTCGATGGCCAGTTCCGGGGGCAGCGTGCCGCCCGCGAGCAGCACCTCGGCCACCGCGGCCTCGCGCGCGAGCATCTCGGAGGCCTGCACCACCTGCAGGCCGTTCGCGACCTCCAGCGCCACCTCGGACGTCGGCGCGTTGTCGGCGACCATGCGGGTGCCGATCCAGACGACCTCGAGCAGCTTGCCGTAGAAGTAGTAGACATCGGAGATCGCCATGCCGTTGGCGTCGATCTGCGCACGCACACCGGCGATCTGGGTGCTGAGGGTGGTCAGGCCACCGACATTGTCGCCGATGCCGGCGGGCCCGAGCCGCGACATGGTCGGGGTGATCGCCGCCAGCCCCTGCAGGGCCTTGTCGAGGCGAACCCGCGCCTGCGCCAACGTCTTCGGGTTGGCGTCGTCGGCGCCGCTCATCTGGGCCATCGACAGTTGACGTTCCTCCTGGACGGCGGAAATCAACTCCTGGGTGGTCGGGGCCGCGGCGGTCAACGCGTCCGCCCATTCCCGTGCGTGCTTGCCCTCGACCACCAGGTACCCCGCGCCACCCACACCGATCGCGAGCAGCGCCAGGCTCGGGACGAGTGCGATGGCGAGCACGCGGGTCCGGACCCCGAGCCTCGCTCTGAACATCGGGCAAAGGTAACGGGACGTAGGTCACATATGCCGCTCCGATCCCGGTGAGCGGGACCGAGATTGACATGTCGGATCATGTATGCATATGAATGGCAGGCCAAGCCGCCGTTCGGGCGGGAGCCCGGAGCGGTAATCGGCGGCGGCACAGTACAATTCGCCGCTGTTTCAGGCGCGGTGCCGGGGCGCCGCGGACAGGAAGGAACCGACGCGCTGCACGGTCAGGTTCATCTCGTAGGCGACCATGCCGAGGTTGGCGTCGGCCCT
This sequence is a window from Nocardia yunnanensis. Protein-coding genes within it:
- a CDS encoding MFS transporter encodes the protein MVATQSRPAGTADSTGPGAPRWWIWLAAWPLTAIFVLSNAATPLYVLWLRDFGFSKGTMTIVFAFYIVGLLGSLLVSGLASDRLGRKAVLLPAVALAGVACLIFATAPNVIALMIARLLTGIAVGAAVSAGMAAVTDVAGPARKHLGALLASTAMVLGAGVGPLLAGVLSEMAPAPTVTVFLVEMVLLATAFLTVMRMPVRRPVGRGTGSWVRVPRVPGENRHQLFLGIAVFAPGITATSFVLSLGPALLSGLLDTTSRIVAGAMAFAMFTTATAVQFAARALPRAVTMTISAAATASSMLALATAVHTHSPTLLITAALLAGAGQGLGQLGGLSLLNSAIPTSRLAEANAAFNIGGYLPAGLLPVSTGYLSDSLGLSTATTTFSLTLLTLSLLAGTAIFRNRRPLDAPRP
- a CDS encoding Uma2 family endonuclease produces the protein MTELPAWSTDTNSLELTEEQYNDLPDALRKLIEVVDGNIIRHQIGSAEYSDIARRLANQLELAKPADPGVRISTGVDVRFAWQKCSAGAFSFRRPDVTIYRCIDRGTKLTTAEALLVVEVVSPGSGYTDTVDKLAEYAYEGIPVYLIVHLDSNLYVKMIQEYRLDWAARIYRLADTHEGALLLESPFSAVVPFDRLDG
- a CDS encoding TetR/AcrR family transcriptional regulator; its protein translation is MPRPLDHARRAQLLEGVIAYIAERGLAELSLRPLAEYLGTSSRMLIHYFGTKEAMLVAALETQRPDIPALFSGIDSAEVLRERLSASFAINTEGRFAPSLPVLFQVLGAATVPHSPFKSYATDAIQVLITAMTASLTRIDPTLPDPEAAATLLISGMRGLIQDWWITADTPRIHRAVTLLIAQAIPPKGNR
- a CDS encoding KasA/KasB family beta-ketoacyl-ACP synthase; this translates as MGVTTGTETRPDVVVTAMAATTCLGADLESTWTGLLAGESGIGALTDDFVTEHDLPVRIGGRLVAQPGEQLTRIEQRRMSFVQQLALVLARQVWQEAGTPQVEAERLAVAVGTGLGGGESLVHAVDAMRAGGYRKVPPMTVPMVMPNGSAATVGLEIGAKGGVYAPVSACASGAEAIAHGWRLIATGEADVVVAGGVEGRIDAVPIASFAMMRAMSTRNDEPQRASRPFDKDRDGFVFGEAGALLVLESETHARARGARILGRVLGAGITSDGYHITGTAPDGDGAARAMRKALATAGLTGADIAHVNAHATGTPVGDASEAKAIMAVTPRASVYAPKSALGHSIGAVGALEAMLTLRTLGEQIVPPTLNFEATDPGVELDVVADKPRYQDLRYALSNSFGFGGHNVTLALGRA
- the mtnA gene encoding S-methyl-5-thioribose-1-phosphate isomerase, producing the protein MDQSSIAWADGALVTIDQRALPHELRELRITTVDEVIEAIKTLAVRGAPAIGVCGAFGVVVAARAATIDGVVDTARVEAEAARIADARPTAVNLAWGVRRTLARLPEGVAAMEAEALELLAEDGRVNLAAATEAADLIQRLCGDRPLRLLTHCNTGRLATTAWGTAVGALRVLHGRGALAEVIVDETRPLLQGARLTAWEMAEAGIPHRLTIDSAAAWAMATEQVDAVVVGADRITADGAVANKIGTYMLAIAARHHGIPFIVVAPESTRDISTARGSDIVVEQRAAAEVTGFGGVATAPEGTATFNPAFDVTPGELVTAVVTEYGVLEDPSIARGGAAHPEPAAVTQPRTAAEPGTAGAQIAAIARGLYAGGWMPGTAGNISVRQGDTAVITASGLPKGELSATDMVTVAVVDSKPVDGTGRKPSAETTIHTAVYRVRGADAVVHVHPPHATAVSIQTAGNGVTTARFAGYELIKGLGSARPDVIDIPVFPNHADVPRIGADIEKYLTEHPDAPPVLLIAGHGITAWGDTLAQARDRAECLEAMCELTTLTGRREISVGQDV
- a CDS encoding 1,2-dihydroxy-3-keto-5-methylthiopentene dioxygenase, which produces MTLLQIMSDQDAGDVILRTSDDAVVAAELGKRGITFERWPLLEGFSADTSTEALLAEYQSRIDELNADGRYKFIDVARIHPDDADPEWPAKAVAARTKFLDEHRHAEDEVRFFAAGAGCFYLHLGDEVLATVCTAGDLVSVPAGTLHWFDMGSRPEFVAVRFFEEQDGWIGDFTGDKISGGFPTLDELLAPA
- the mtnC gene encoding acireductone synthase, producing the protein MIKAVVLDIEGTTSPTSAVREDLYGYTRDRLPGWLAENQGGAADSIIAATRAQAGRPDADAAEVAAILIGWLNTDVKSEPLKTAQGIICAEGFRNGALHGEFFPDVPPVLRAWRDAGLELYVYSSGSVCNQKDWFAFARGGDLSPLISGHFDLSTAGPKREASSYEKIAGAIGVPADQILFLSDHPDEVDAAAAAGWQAIGVTRPGEPNSPRGDHRWIADFADVEPN
- a CDS encoding GTP-binding protein — encoded protein: MAASVKILIAGGFGVGKTTMVGAISEITPLRTEELITELSAGVDDLRGVEGKTTTTVALDFGRITIDQNLVLYLFGTPGQDRFWFLWDELARGALGAVVLADTRRLDGSFAAIDFFERRGVAFTVAVNCFEGAPLYTPAEVRDALDLDERIPVLLCDARDRASCKNVLMTLVEYLIERAASTGARV
- a CDS encoding DUF742 domain-containing protein → MPGPGEQWFDDAAGPLVRPYARTGGRTMGAGHDLDMLTVVVVPNAAPPLRRAEPEYADIVRLCRLPLSVAEVSAAMRLPLAVTKILVGDLISDNILNFRAPASPESVPGDLNILRAVLDGIRKL
- a CDS encoding roadblock/LC7 domain-containing protein; translated protein: MTTSNAGDLNWLLDDLVDRLAGVRHAVVHSTDGLLLGRSSAMSREDAEHFGAMSSTLYGLARSAGGRFDGGGVRQAVIELERAVLFVTAAGSHACLALQATEQANLGMVAYEMNLTVQRVGNYLSTTPRHNLAGQGNPRLS